A genome region from Arthrobacter sp. SLBN-100 includes the following:
- a CDS encoding GNAT family N-acetyltransferase produces the protein MLIEVRPATGFEDVRALVGPKRPDANVCWCLSYRIPSKQNQALRGTERAELVKQLVAEDPPPGVLAYDGGEPVGWAAVHPRADTSFAGNRKIPHVDDLDVWSVWCIRVRPAHRGKGISHQLLKGAVDMARSYGAPAIEGYPVDNHGQKVDLTMAYVGTRKLFEDAGFTKAADTDSILNGFPRVLMRLDLRR, from the coding sequence ATGCTGATCGAGGTCCGTCCGGCCACCGGGTTTGAGGACGTCCGGGCGTTGGTGGGACCCAAGCGGCCCGACGCCAATGTTTGCTGGTGCCTGAGCTACCGCATCCCGTCCAAGCAGAACCAGGCGTTGCGCGGCACGGAGCGCGCAGAGCTGGTGAAGCAGTTGGTGGCCGAGGATCCGCCACCGGGGGTTTTGGCGTACGACGGCGGCGAGCCAGTGGGGTGGGCAGCGGTTCACCCCCGTGCGGACACCAGTTTCGCAGGCAACCGGAAGATCCCGCATGTGGACGATCTGGACGTCTGGTCAGTGTGGTGCATCCGGGTGCGGCCCGCGCACAGGGGCAAGGGCATCTCACACCAGCTTTTGAAAGGCGCCGTAGACATGGCCCGGAGCTACGGGGCGCCGGCCATCGAGGGCTACCCGGTGGACAACCACGGACAAAAGGTGGACCTCACCATGGCCTACGTGGGCACCAGGAAGCTCTTCGAGGACGCCGGTTTCACCAAAGCGGCGGACACGGATTCAATACTCAATGGCTTCCCGCGGGTACTGATGCGGCTGGATCTGCGGCGCTAG
- a CDS encoding sensor histidine kinase translates to MQTLTDQDAARELELREYGLIPAPGETPALRDARARGALDNLVRLAASLCGVPFSVVNIITSNQQLQIAAAGIDPRICPREDSMCASVFLSPGTTVVRDASQDPRFAANPFVTGEIAQIRFYASVPLKTSSGLVLGTLSVFSDAAELPTRGQIELLEVLAHQVVELLELQHRTLQLNEALAELQHSNAMLSEFAGRVSRDLRVPLTTILGYVELAEEDPGILPNHPAKEYLEHIGSGGQRMLSTLEDVLDYSRADGQLNRERVSLLGVTAEAARDLGLDLGLSSGILCEDAELYADRAQLRTMVQNLLANSLNYRDRQRDPKVTVTATRCTRGVTIHVADNGRGILPSERRKAVEPLMRLNRPGDGSGTGLGLATCLRIAQAHGGELSISDTPGGGATVSVTFPD, encoded by the coding sequence ATGCAAACGCTGACCGATCAGGACGCCGCGCGTGAGCTTGAGCTGCGGGAATACGGGCTGATACCTGCACCCGGTGAGACGCCGGCGCTAAGGGACGCCCGGGCAAGGGGCGCTCTGGACAACCTGGTGCGGCTGGCCGCCTCGTTGTGCGGGGTGCCCTTCAGCGTGGTCAACATCATCACCTCGAACCAGCAATTGCAGATTGCCGCCGCCGGCATCGATCCGCGCATCTGCCCGCGGGAGGACTCGATGTGCGCGAGCGTCTTCCTCAGTCCAGGGACAACCGTGGTGCGGGATGCCTCCCAGGACCCGCGCTTTGCTGCCAACCCGTTTGTGACAGGGGAAATCGCACAGATCCGCTTTTATGCGTCGGTGCCGCTCAAGACTTCCAGCGGCCTGGTACTCGGCACACTCAGCGTGTTTTCCGATGCCGCCGAACTTCCCACGCGGGGACAGATTGAGCTGCTGGAAGTGCTTGCGCACCAGGTTGTGGAGCTTCTTGAGCTCCAGCACCGCACATTGCAGCTCAACGAGGCCCTCGCGGAACTCCAACACAGTAACGCCATGCTGTCTGAGTTTGCCGGCCGGGTCAGCCGCGACCTTCGCGTTCCCCTCACCACCATCCTTGGTTACGTGGAGTTGGCGGAAGAGGATCCCGGGATTCTGCCTAACCACCCGGCCAAGGAGTACCTGGAACATATCGGCAGCGGCGGGCAGCGTATGTTGAGCACCCTGGAGGATGTGCTGGACTATTCCCGGGCGGACGGACAGCTGAACCGTGAGCGGGTATCCCTGCTGGGGGTGACCGCAGAGGCAGCGCGGGACCTTGGATTGGACCTTGGGCTGAGCAGCGGAATCCTGTGCGAGGACGCGGAGCTGTACGCCGACCGGGCCCAGCTGCGCACCATGGTGCAGAACCTGCTCGCCAACTCCCTGAATTACCGGGATCGGCAGCGGGACCCCAAGGTGACCGTGACGGCCACCAGATGCACCCGCGGGGTTACCATCCACGTTGCCGATAACGGCAGGGGCATCCTGCCATCCGAGCGCAGGAAGGCCGTGGAACCCCTGATGCGGCTGAACCGGCCCGGCGACGGTTCAGGGACAGGGCTGGGCCTGGCCACCTGCCTCCGGATAGCCCAGGCGCACGGCGGCGAGCTTTCCATCAGCGATACCCCTGGCGGCGGAGCTACGGTGTCGGTGACATTCCCGGACTAG
- the uraD gene encoding 2-oxo-4-hydroxy-4-carboxy-5-ureidoimidazoline decarboxylase, whose translation MKLAEFNTADPARAAETLKPCIDVRRWVDTVAAARPFQSKGALLAFAAEAANPFTSAEVESAMAHHPRIGERPTAATTEASMSRSEQAGVNPADADAAQALAQGNRDYEEKFGRVFLIRAAGRTAPEILQALNDRLANSPAEEDTIVAQQLREIAVLRLEGLITE comes from the coding sequence ATGAAGCTTGCCGAATTTAACACTGCGGATCCCGCCCGGGCCGCGGAAACCCTCAAGCCCTGCATCGACGTCCGGCGCTGGGTGGACACCGTGGCCGCCGCCCGGCCCTTCCAGTCCAAGGGTGCGCTCCTGGCCTTTGCCGCAGAAGCCGCCAATCCATTCACGTCCGCCGAGGTTGAGTCCGCCATGGCGCATCACCCGCGGATCGGGGAGCGTCCGACGGCGGCCACCACCGAAGCGTCCATGTCCCGTTCTGAACAGGCGGGCGTCAACCCCGCGGACGCTGACGCTGCTCAGGCTTTGGCGCAGGGCAACAGGGACTACGAGGAAAAGTTCGGCCGGGTGTTCCTAATCCGGGCCGCCGGACGCACCGCCCCCGAAATCCTGCAGGCTTTGAATGACCGGCTTGCCAACTCCCCCGCCGAGGAAGACACCATCGTGGCCCAGCAGCTGCGTGAGATTGCCGTTCTGCGGCTTGAAGGACTGATCACCGAATGA
- the uraH gene encoding hydroxyisourate hydrolase, with protein MSVSHVTTHILDTGAGRPAAGVAVVLYKNDGGTWQKLAGSTTDADGRAKDLGPERLEPGHYKLNFATGSYYAGLQTATFFPEVDLVFEVTGTEHYHVPLLLSPFAYSTYRGS; from the coding sequence ATGAGCGTCTCCCACGTCACCACCCATATCCTCGACACAGGCGCCGGGCGCCCGGCGGCGGGGGTCGCCGTCGTGCTTTACAAAAACGACGGCGGCACCTGGCAGAAACTGGCCGGTTCCACCACGGACGCTGACGGGCGGGCAAAGGACCTCGGTCCGGAGCGGCTGGAGCCGGGGCACTACAAGCTGAACTTCGCCACCGGCAGCTACTACGCCGGACTGCAGACCGCCACGTTTTTCCCGGAGGTTGACCTGGTGTTCGAAGTCACCGGCACCGAGCACTACCACGTCCCGCTCCTGCTCAGCCCGTTCGCGTACTCCACTTACCGCGGCAGCTGA
- the purF gene encoding amidophosphoribosyltransferase gives MARGDGKLSHDLLPGEKGPQDACGVFGVWAPGEEVAKLTYYGLYALQHRGQESAGIATSDGKRINVYKDMGLVSQVFDETTLNTLTGHLAVGHCRYSTTGASHWANAQPTLGATSTGTVALAHNGNLTNTAELNAMIRERHGGQLTGEMKQGNTSDTALVTALLEGEPGKTLEETAIELLPKIKGGFCFVFMDEGTLYAARDTYGIRPLVLGRLERGWVVASEQSALATVGASFIREIEPGEFIAIDEQGVRSQRFAEPTPAGCVFEYVYLARPDAAIAGRSVYESRVEMGRQLARENTQAADIVIPVPESGTPAAVGYAEESGIPFAHGFVKNSYVGRTFIQPSQTLRQLGIRLKLNALESVIRGKRVVVVDDSIVRGNTQRAIVRMLREAGAAAVHVKISSPPVQWPCFYGIDFASRAELIANGATIEEISQAIGADSLAYISEDGMIGATRQPRDRLCTACFTGKYPIELPDAHKLGKNLLERTDLGGLKPAPSALPGETAALAVDPNEDPSEKSGATGCDPGPDSEFENLLTDADLVPEIHHAVTTPDADKKESV, from the coding sequence GTGGCACGCGGCGATGGAAAACTTTCCCATGATCTTCTCCCTGGCGAAAAAGGCCCGCAGGACGCCTGTGGCGTTTTCGGGGTCTGGGCACCAGGCGAAGAAGTAGCAAAACTTACCTATTACGGGCTGTATGCACTGCAGCACCGCGGTCAGGAGTCGGCTGGCATAGCCACCAGCGACGGCAAGCGGATCAACGTCTATAAGGACATGGGACTCGTCTCCCAGGTCTTCGACGAGACCACCCTGAACACCCTCACCGGGCACCTCGCCGTGGGACACTGCCGCTACTCCACCACCGGTGCCAGCCACTGGGCGAACGCCCAGCCCACCCTCGGCGCCACCAGCACCGGCACCGTAGCCTTGGCGCACAACGGCAACCTCACCAACACCGCTGAGCTCAACGCCATGATCCGGGAACGCCACGGTGGCCAGCTCACCGGTGAAATGAAGCAGGGCAACACCTCTGACACCGCACTGGTCACGGCCCTGCTCGAGGGCGAGCCGGGCAAGACCCTCGAAGAGACGGCCATCGAGCTCCTGCCCAAGATCAAGGGCGGCTTCTGCTTCGTCTTTATGGACGAAGGCACCCTCTACGCCGCGCGGGACACCTACGGCATCCGCCCGCTGGTCCTCGGACGGCTGGAACGCGGCTGGGTTGTCGCCTCCGAACAGTCAGCCCTCGCCACCGTGGGCGCCAGCTTCATCCGCGAAATCGAGCCCGGCGAGTTCATCGCCATCGACGAGCAGGGCGTGCGCTCCCAGCGCTTTGCCGAGCCGACGCCGGCGGGCTGCGTTTTCGAATACGTTTACCTTGCCCGTCCGGACGCCGCCATTGCCGGCCGCTCCGTCTACGAGTCCCGCGTGGAGATGGGTCGCCAACTGGCCCGCGAAAACACGCAGGCGGCGGACATCGTCATCCCCGTTCCCGAATCCGGCACCCCTGCCGCCGTGGGCTACGCAGAAGAGTCCGGCATCCCGTTTGCCCACGGCTTCGTCAAAAACTCGTACGTGGGCCGCACCTTCATCCAGCCCTCACAGACGCTGCGCCAGCTGGGTATCCGGCTCAAGCTCAACGCCCTCGAGTCCGTGATCCGCGGCAAGAGGGTGGTGGTGGTGGATGACTCGATCGTCCGCGGCAACACCCAGCGCGCCATCGTCCGGATGCTCCGCGAAGCCGGTGCCGCCGCGGTCCACGTCAAAATTTCCTCCCCGCCGGTGCAGTGGCCCTGCTTCTACGGCATCGACTTCGCCTCCCGCGCGGAACTCATCGCCAATGGTGCCACCATCGAAGAGATCTCCCAGGCCATCGGCGCCGACTCGCTGGCCTACATCTCCGAGGACGGCATGATCGGTGCTACCCGCCAGCCGCGGGATCGCCTGTGCACCGCCTGCTTCACGGGCAAATACCCCATCGAACTTCCGGACGCGCACAAGCTGGGCAAGAACCTGCTGGAGCGCACGGACCTCGGCGGCCTGAAGCCTGCGCCTTCGGCCCTTCCCGGTGAAACCGCCGCCCTGGCCGTGGACCCCAACGAGGACCCGTCAGAGAAGTCCGGGGCCACCGGTTGCGATCCGGGACCGGACTCCGAATTCGAGAACCTGCTGACCGACGCCGACCTCGTGCCAGAGATTCATCACGCAGTCACCACCCCCGACGCTGACAAGAAAGAGTCCGTATGA
- the purM gene encoding phosphoribosylformylglycinamidine cyclo-ligase produces the protein MTSAAPASGAAGNTAGITYASAGVDVEAGDRAVELMKGAVKATHNSSVIGGVGGFAGLYDVSRLLTFKKPLLATSTDGVGTKVAIAQAMDIHDTIGFDLVGMVVDDIVVVGAEPLYMTDYIACGKVVPERIADIVRGIAAACSVAGTALVGGETAEHPGLLGEQEYDVAGAATGVVEADQLLGPDRVRAGDVVIGMASSGLHSNGYSLVRRVINHAGWALDRQVSELGRTLGEELLEPTRVYAADCLDLARAFPVTGTSAVHGFSHVTGGGLAANLARVLPQGLVATVDRSTWELPAIFKLVSELGSVPLADLERTLNLGVGMVAIVSADAADAAVSRLNDRGLPSWVMGTVTEDSDSILKSGPDYVQGAKGVDGGAVRLVNAYA, from the coding sequence ATGACTTCCGCTGCCCCCGCCTCCGGCGCCGCCGGGAACACTGCCGGCATCACCTACGCCTCCGCAGGCGTCGATGTTGAAGCCGGCGACCGCGCCGTCGAGCTGATGAAGGGTGCCGTCAAGGCAACCCACAACTCCTCGGTGATCGGCGGGGTAGGCGGCTTCGCCGGCCTCTACGACGTCTCCCGGCTCCTGACCTTCAAGAAGCCGCTGCTGGCCACCTCCACCGACGGCGTGGGCACCAAGGTTGCCATCGCCCAGGCCATGGACATCCACGACACCATCGGGTTCGACCTGGTGGGGATGGTGGTGGACGACATCGTGGTGGTTGGTGCAGAGCCGCTGTACATGACCGACTACATTGCCTGTGGCAAGGTGGTGCCCGAGCGCATCGCCGATATCGTCCGCGGCATCGCCGCCGCTTGCTCCGTGGCCGGCACCGCCTTGGTGGGCGGCGAAACCGCGGAGCACCCCGGCCTGCTGGGCGAGCAAGAGTACGACGTCGCCGGCGCAGCCACGGGCGTGGTTGAAGCTGACCAGCTCCTGGGACCGGACCGTGTCCGTGCAGGAGATGTGGTTATTGGCATGGCCTCCTCCGGCCTGCACTCCAACGGTTACTCCCTGGTCCGCCGCGTGATCAACCATGCCGGCTGGGCCCTGGACCGCCAGGTGTCGGAACTCGGCCGTACCCTGGGCGAGGAACTCCTCGAGCCCACCCGCGTGTACGCCGCAGACTGCCTGGACCTGGCCCGGGCCTTCCCCGTCACGGGAACTTCGGCTGTGCACGGCTTCAGCCACGTCACCGGCGGCGGCCTCGCAGCCAACCTGGCCCGCGTACTCCCCCAGGGCCTTGTGGCCACCGTGGACCGCTCCACCTGGGAACTGCCGGCCATCTTCAAGCTGGTGTCCGAGCTGGGAAGCGTGCCGCTGGCAGACCTCGAGCGCACCCTAAATCTGGGTGTGGGCATGGTCGCCATCGTCTCGGCCGACGCCGCTGACGCCGCGGTTTCACGCCTCAACGACCGGGGCCTGCCATCCTGGGTCATGGGCACCGTCACAGAGGACTCGGATTCCATCCTCAAGTCCGGCCCGGACTACGTGCAGGGCGCGAAGGGCGTGGACGGCGGCGCCGTCCGCCTGGTCAACGCCTACGCCTAG
- a CDS encoding DUF3073 domain-containing protein, with protein sequence MGRGRQKAKATKQARDIKYYSPNTDYSALQRELTGPSSRATSHYANEPVEPDYSAYVDKYADDLEEDDDEVDTRRIG encoded by the coding sequence ATGGGGCGCGGCCGTCAAAAGGCAAAAGCTACCAAGCAGGCTCGGGATATTAAGTACTACTCCCCGAACACTGACTATTCGGCACTTCAGCGTGAGCTGACGGGCCCAAGCAGTCGTGCCACGAGCCATTACGCGAATGAGCCGGTTGAACCGGATTATTCGGCTTATGTGGATAAGTACGCGGATGATTTGGAAGAAGACGACGACGAGGTAGACACCCGTCGCATCGGCTAG
- a CDS encoding septum formation family protein yields the protein MNHQDVPPKPSSPPTAGLPRVPAAEYGVPAAEPPVRNQGQVDHPHGRGDGRRQGSRRILWKAFFAVVLLAVIGSLVWLALWLNSNGDPQPSEGAARGVLETTVTPPASPLPLPREVEPAGYALGDCFTDFDPEALRSTVVPCDTGHSAQLVAVFRYPEEGDYPGAEALKAKALEACQAARLGPAAEQFTLNYERSFPSSTSWDSGDRRLDCYVTSPGGNNVNASVLP from the coding sequence GTGAACCACCAGGATGTCCCGCCAAAACCGAGCTCGCCGCCTACCGCCGGCCTTCCCCGGGTCCCTGCCGCGGAGTACGGCGTACCGGCGGCAGAGCCGCCGGTACGGAACCAGGGCCAGGTTGACCACCCCCACGGGCGGGGCGATGGCCGGAGGCAGGGAAGCCGGCGGATCCTCTGGAAGGCATTCTTCGCCGTCGTCCTGCTCGCAGTCATCGGATCGCTGGTGTGGCTCGCCCTGTGGCTGAACTCCAACGGGGATCCGCAGCCGTCAGAAGGTGCCGCCCGGGGAGTCCTGGAGACGACCGTCACGCCCCCGGCAAGCCCGCTGCCCCTGCCGCGGGAGGTGGAGCCTGCCGGCTATGCGCTGGGCGACTGCTTTACGGATTTTGACCCGGAAGCCCTGAGATCCACGGTGGTGCCCTGCGATACTGGCCACTCCGCCCAACTGGTGGCGGTGTTCCGCTACCCGGAAGAAGGCGATTATCCCGGTGCGGAAGCGCTCAAGGCCAAAGCCCTGGAAGCCTGCCAGGCGGCAAGGCTGGGGCCTGCCGCGGAGCAGTTCACGCTGAATTATGAGCGGAGCTTTCCCAGCTCCACCAGCTGGGACTCAGGGGACCGAAGACTGGACTGCTACGTGACGTCCCCGGGCGGGAACAACGTTAACGCGAGCGTGCTGCCCTAG
- the clpB gene encoding ATP-dependent chaperone ClpB, producing MDVKFTTKSQEALSAAAMNASTAGNPQVEPAHLLKALMDQREGVAVALLRATGADPDAVSVQASSAIKALPATSGGSSQQAQLSRPALQAIQNAKEEADRLGDTFVSTEVLLLGLSGGNDAAARVLRDAGASHEALLAALPGVRGDRKVTSPDPENTFQSLEKFGTDLTAMARAGKLDPVIGRDSEIRRVVQVLSRRTKNNPVLIGEPGVGKTAVVEGLAQRMVAGDVPESLRGKTLISLDLGSMVAGAKYRGEFEERLKAVLEEIKGSEGQIVTFIDEIHTVVGAGATGDSSMDAGNMLKPMLARGELRLIGATTLDEYRENIEKDAALERRFQQVYVGEPSVEDTIGILRGLKERYEAHHKVTIADSALVAAATLSNRYISGRQLPDKAIDLVDEAASRLRMEIDSAPEEIDQLRRAVDRLTMEELALEGETDAASVERLAALRADKADKEEQLAALNARWEAEKAGLNRVGDLKAKLDELRSTADKAQREGDLETASRILYGEIPALERELNAAAEAEAAVTDKSGQMVAEQVTADDIAEVISAWTGIPAGRMLQGESQKLLHMEEELGKRLIGQKKAVTAVSDAVRRARAGISDPNRPTGSFLFLGPTGVGKTELAKALADFLFDDERAMVRIDMSEYGEKHSVARLVGAPPGYVGYEEGGQLTEAVRRRPYSVILLDEVEKAHPEVFDVLLQVLDDGRLTDGQGRTVDFRNAILVLTSNLGSQFLVDPSLDAEAKRNAVLATVNASFKPEFLNRLDEVVLFDPLSVEDLARIVELQVAELGRRLHERRLTLDVTEAARAWLAMSGFDSAYGARPLRRLVQREIGDRLAKAILSGDISDGDSVLVDTATDVDELTIEGLEALAASGGGSTPGTGLVVRRKDQVRRQG from the coding sequence TTGGACGTCAAATTCACCACCAAGAGCCAGGAGGCTCTCTCGGCTGCGGCCATGAACGCCTCCACGGCCGGCAACCCGCAGGTGGAACCCGCCCACCTGCTCAAGGCGCTGATGGACCAGCGTGAGGGGGTCGCGGTGGCGCTTCTGCGCGCCACCGGCGCCGACCCGGATGCGGTCAGCGTCCAGGCCAGCAGTGCCATCAAGGCTCTGCCGGCTACCTCCGGCGGCTCCAGCCAGCAGGCGCAGCTCTCCCGGCCTGCACTGCAGGCGATCCAGAACGCCAAGGAGGAAGCCGACCGGCTTGGCGATACGTTCGTCTCCACCGAGGTCCTCCTCCTCGGCCTCTCCGGCGGAAATGATGCCGCGGCCCGGGTGCTGCGCGACGCCGGCGCCTCCCATGAGGCCCTGCTCGCCGCCTTGCCGGGTGTCCGCGGGGACCGGAAGGTCACCAGCCCCGACCCGGAGAACACCTTCCAGTCCTTGGAAAAGTTCGGCACTGATCTCACCGCCATGGCCCGTGCCGGCAAGCTGGACCCTGTGATCGGCCGGGACTCTGAAATCCGGCGCGTCGTCCAGGTCCTGAGCCGCCGCACCAAGAACAACCCGGTGCTCATCGGTGAACCGGGCGTGGGTAAGACGGCCGTCGTGGAGGGGCTGGCCCAGCGCATGGTGGCGGGCGACGTCCCGGAAAGCCTGCGTGGCAAGACGCTGATCTCCCTGGACCTCGGCTCCATGGTTGCGGGTGCGAAGTACCGCGGTGAGTTCGAGGAGCGGCTCAAGGCTGTCCTGGAGGAGATCAAGGGCTCCGAGGGTCAGATCGTCACCTTCATCGACGAGATCCACACCGTTGTAGGGGCCGGCGCCACCGGTGATTCCTCGATGGACGCGGGCAACATGCTCAAGCCCATGCTGGCCCGCGGTGAGTTGCGGCTGATCGGTGCCACCACGCTGGACGAATACCGCGAGAACATCGAGAAGGATGCGGCCCTCGAACGCCGTTTCCAGCAGGTGTATGTGGGGGAGCCCAGCGTTGAGGACACCATCGGCATTCTCCGCGGCCTGAAGGAGCGCTACGAGGCGCACCATAAGGTGACTATTGCCGACTCGGCACTGGTGGCCGCAGCAACCCTGTCCAACCGCTACATTTCCGGCCGCCAACTGCCGGACAAGGCCATCGACCTGGTGGATGAAGCCGCGTCCCGATTGCGGATGGAGATCGACTCTGCCCCCGAGGAAATCGATCAGCTCCGCCGCGCCGTCGACCGGCTCACCATGGAGGAGCTGGCCCTGGAGGGGGAGACGGACGCAGCCTCCGTGGAACGCCTCGCGGCGCTCCGTGCGGACAAGGCGGACAAGGAAGAGCAGCTGGCAGCCCTGAACGCCCGCTGGGAGGCCGAAAAGGCGGGCCTCAACCGGGTGGGCGACCTCAAGGCAAAGCTGGACGAATTGCGCTCCACGGCGGACAAGGCACAGCGCGAAGGCGACCTGGAGACGGCGTCACGGATTCTCTACGGTGAGATCCCCGCCCTGGAGCGTGAGCTGAATGCTGCCGCGGAAGCCGAAGCCGCCGTCACGGACAAATCCGGGCAGATGGTGGCCGAACAGGTGACCGCGGACGACATCGCCGAGGTCATTTCCGCCTGGACCGGGATCCCCGCCGGCCGCATGCTGCAGGGTGAAAGCCAAAAGCTGCTTCACATGGAGGAGGAGCTGGGCAAGCGGCTCATCGGCCAGAAGAAGGCCGTCACGGCCGTGTCCGACGCCGTCCGGCGCGCCCGCGCAGGCATCAGCGACCCCAACCGGCCCACCGGTTCCTTCCTGTTCCTGGGCCCCACCGGCGTCGGTAAGACCGAGCTGGCCAAGGCCCTGGCGGACTTCCTGTTCGATGACGAACGCGCCATGGTGCGGATCGACATGTCCGAGTACGGCGAGAAGCACTCGGTGGCCCGGCTCGTTGGTGCGCCTCCCGGATATGTGGGCTACGAGGAAGGCGGCCAGCTCACCGAAGCCGTCCGCCGGCGCCCCTACTCGGTCATTCTGCTGGACGAGGTGGAGAAGGCGCACCCCGAGGTCTTCGATGTCCTCCTGCAGGTCCTCGACGACGGCCGCCTCACCGACGGCCAGGGCCGCACTGTGGACTTCCGCAACGCGATCCTGGTGCTGACCTCCAACCTGGGCAGCCAGTTCCTGGTGGACCCCTCGCTGGATGCGGAGGCCAAGCGGAATGCCGTGCTGGCCACGGTGAACGCCTCCTTCAAGCCGGAGTTCCTGAACCGGTTGGACGAAGTGGTGCTGTTCGATCCGCTGTCAGTGGAGGATCTGGCCCGCATTGTGGAGCTGCAGGTGGCTGAGCTGGGCCGGAGGCTGCACGAGCGTCGGCTCACCTTGGACGTCACCGAGGCCGCCCGCGCTTGGCTGGCCATGTCCGGCTTCGACTCCGCCTACGGCGCCCGGCCGCTGCGCCGGCTGGTCCAGCGGGAGATCGGCGACCGCCTGGCCAAGGCCATCCTGTCCGGCGATATCAGCGACGGGGACAGTGTGCTGGTGGACACGGCAACCGATGTGGACGAGCTCACCATCGAGGGGCTCGAGGCGCTGGCTGCTTCCGGCGGCGGTTCCACGCCGGGAACCGGGCTGGTGGTCCGCCGGAAGGACCAGGTCCGCAGGCAAGGCTAG
- a CDS encoding YciI family protein, which yields MKKFVVLYIAAQSAQAQMAESSPEAAQEGMKAWMAWAERVGEGMVDLGNPLGAGRDINATGSSETNTGVSGYTILQAEDLDSAQALLEGHPHLMMPGASIQVYESLDLPGM from the coding sequence ATGAAGAAATTTGTTGTTCTCTACATCGCAGCTCAATCAGCGCAGGCGCAAATGGCCGAGAGCTCGCCGGAAGCCGCCCAGGAGGGGATGAAGGCCTGGATGGCTTGGGCTGAGCGGGTCGGCGAAGGCATGGTGGACCTGGGGAACCCGCTCGGGGCCGGCAGGGACATCAATGCAACCGGCTCGTCAGAGACCAATACCGGGGTGTCCGGTTACACGATCCTCCAGGCCGAGGATCTGGACAGCGCCCAGGCATTGCTGGAGGGGCACCCGCACCTCATGATGCCTGGCGCGAGCATCCAGGTGTACGAATCCCTCGACCTGCCGGGCATGTAA
- a CDS encoding sulfate/molybdate ABC transporter ATP-binding protein — MTFALEAAVAARGFDVALALGPTETVAVMGPNGAGKSTLLSVIAGLLRPDSGRGELNGRTLFELSAGRGTWTPPHHRGTALLAQEPLLFPHLSAVDNVAFGPRSAGASRKQAKADALGWLAEVEALDLQARRPEGLSGGQAQRVAIARALAADPGLLLLDEPMAALDIHSAPLLRRLLKRVLADRQAIIITHDVLDALMLADRVVILENGRITEEGPTREVLQRPRSRFSAGLAGLNLVPGTLAGDGIRTAEGWSVSGHVEGRRVDGNSPAAEGNAAAVAVFPPSAVSVFLDDAHGSPRNSFKVAITDLEPHGDFIRVRAGSLAADITPAASADLGLAPGLAVHFVVKATSVTVYPA, encoded by the coding sequence GTGACGTTTGCGCTTGAGGCAGCCGTGGCCGCGCGGGGATTCGATGTGGCCCTGGCGCTGGGACCCACCGAGACGGTGGCCGTGATGGGCCCGAACGGCGCGGGCAAATCCACGCTGCTGTCCGTGATCGCAGGCCTGCTTCGGCCCGACAGCGGCCGGGGCGAGCTCAACGGGCGGACCCTGTTCGAGCTCTCGGCCGGCCGGGGCACGTGGACGCCCCCGCATCACCGGGGCACTGCGCTGCTCGCCCAGGAGCCCCTGCTGTTCCCGCACCTTAGCGCAGTGGACAACGTGGCTTTCGGGCCGCGCAGTGCAGGTGCATCGAGGAAACAGGCCAAAGCAGACGCGTTGGGCTGGCTCGCCGAGGTGGAAGCCCTTGATCTTCAGGCCAGGCGTCCCGAAGGGCTCTCCGGCGGCCAGGCCCAGCGTGTTGCCATTGCCCGGGCGCTCGCCGCGGATCCCGGGCTGCTTCTCCTGGACGAGCCCATGGCGGCGCTGGACATCCACTCGGCGCCGCTCCTGCGCCGCCTGCTCAAGCGGGTCCTCGCCGACCGGCAGGCGATCATCATCACCCATGACGTCCTGGACGCCCTGATGCTGGCCGACCGCGTTGTCATTCTCGAGAACGGCAGGATTACGGAGGAGGGCCCCACCCGGGAAGTGCTCCAGCGGCCCCGCAGCAGGTTCTCAGCAGGGCTGGCGGGGTTGAACCTGGTGCCCGGGACCCTCGCCGGCGACGGGATCAGGACTGCGGAGGGCTGGTCTGTTTCCGGCCATGTGGAGGGCCGGCGGGTGGATGGCAACTCTCCCGCAGCCGAAGGGAACGCGGCAGCGGTGGCCGTGTTCCCGCCGTCGGCCGTGTCCGTGTTCCTTGATGACGCGCATGGCAGCCCCCGCAATTCATTCAAGGTGGCAATCACCGATCTTGAACCGCACGGTGATTTCATCCGGGTCAGGGCAGGAAGCCTCGCTGCCGACATCACTCCCGCCGCTTCGGCAGACCTGGGACTCGCCCCGGGCCTCGCCGTGCACTTCGTGGTGAAAGCAACGTCGGTCACTGTCTACCCGGCTTGA